The Methanothrix soehngenii GP6 genome has a window encoding:
- the ribC gene encoding riboflavin synthase — MKRIGIADTTFARVDMARAAVSTIKKEASVQIVRYTVPGIKDLPVAAKRLLEEDDCDIVIALGMPGPADKDKMCAHEASSGLIMAQLMTNKHILEVFVHEDEAKDEKTLAWLAEKRTAEHALNALSLVFHPQTLTRLAGTGQRQGYEDAGPIEGGSAGYPGH; from the coding sequence ATGAAACGCATCGGCATTGCCGACACCACCTTCGCCCGGGTCGATATGGCCCGGGCGGCAGTGAGCACCATCAAGAAGGAGGCATCAGTCCAGATCGTCCGCTACACCGTCCCCGGAATCAAAGACCTGCCTGTGGCAGCCAAAAGGCTGCTGGAGGAAGATGATTGCGATATCGTCATCGCTTTAGGGATGCCCGGCCCCGCAGATAAGGACAAGATGTGCGCCCATGAGGCATCCAGCGGCCTGATCATGGCCCAGCTCATGACCAACAAGCATATCCTGGAGGTATTCGTGCATGAGGATGAGGCCAAGGACGAGAAGACGCTCGCCTGGTTGGCGGAGAAGAGGACGGCAGAGCACGCCTTGAACGCTCTCAGTCTGGTGTTTCATCCCCAGACACTCACTCGCCTGGCAGGAACTGGACAGCGGCAGGGCTACGAGGACGCTGGCCCCATCGAGGGCGGCTCGGCTGGCTACCCGGGACATTGA
- a CDS encoding ATP-binding protein, with protein sequence MATLDRDKVSTAGDNCDQQTDPEIDKDFAHQVMATVGQGIVVSSEGWRFEYVNPAFARMVGRMPKELIGRSMDELIHPHDRPILIQARSRRQAGETSSYEARLIRSDGCVFPVQVTGTPRWQDGKFFGSIVAVTDLTERKRFEDELKKSEAENRLLLDSIPDSIFLLDKEGNFLDYRTPNSSILYAPAELFMGKNIHSIMPQDLVELTMNNIEMARQSGKMQVFEYQLPANGEIKHFEARINLCEGGDFLALVRDVTERKRSDEMLWKAKEEAEAAAKAKSEFLANMSHEIRTPLNAVIGLTGLLLDTDLTPEQRNYLEIVRNSSDSLLSVINDILDFSKIDGGMMELEHSPFDLRRCIESTMDLMVTRVAEKGLVLKVVLDDQLPTMLVGDASRLRQVLANLLSNAVKFTDKGFVEVSVRGNAIPEGFELRFDVLDTGIGMPQDKLDRLFMPFSQIDSSITRRYGGTGLGLAISKRLVGMMGGRIWAKSNPGVGSTFTFTIKVKLPCMQPVQHEVKDLKPDIKPPIEGHFQQALPLSILLAEDNAVNQMVLLQMLRKIGYQADLASNGFDVLAALDRQAYDVVLMDIQMPDMDGFEATRRILARFPKMKRPRIIALTAHALNGDRERCLEAGMDGYLSKPVKIEDLQSALRPTGH encoded by the coding sequence CTTATTGGCAGATCCATGGATGAGCTCATCCACCCCCATGACCGCCCTATCCTGATCCAGGCAAGGTCAAGGCGGCAGGCGGGAGAGACATCTTCCTACGAGGCCAGACTGATACGGTCCGATGGATGTGTGTTCCCCGTTCAGGTAACCGGCACGCCGCGCTGGCAGGATGGCAAATTTTTTGGATCCATTGTCGCAGTCACAGACTTAACAGAGCGCAAAAGGTTTGAGGACGAACTCAAGAAGAGCGAAGCCGAGAACAGGTTGCTCCTCGATTCAATTCCCGATTCCATCTTTCTCCTCGACAAAGAGGGCAACTTCCTTGATTATAGAACCCCCAATTCTTCAATCCTTTACGCCCCTGCGGAGCTGTTCATGGGGAAGAATATACACAGTATAATGCCGCAGGATCTGGTAGAGTTAACGATGAATAATATCGAGATGGCAAGGCAAAGCGGAAAAATGCAGGTCTTCGAATATCAGCTGCCGGCAAATGGTGAGATAAAACATTTTGAGGCGCGCATTAACCTCTGCGAAGGGGGGGATTTCCTGGCACTGGTACGGGACGTGACAGAGCGCAAAAGGTCTGATGAGATGCTCTGGAAGGCCAAAGAAGAGGCTGAGGCTGCTGCCAAAGCCAAAAGCGAGTTTTTGGCCAACATGAGCCATGAGATAAGAACCCCTTTAAACGCCGTCATAGGCCTGACAGGGCTTCTCCTTGATACCGATCTGACTCCTGAACAAAGGAATTACTTGGAGATCGTCAGGAACAGCAGTGATTCATTGCTCAGCGTCATAAACGACATACTGGACTTCTCCAAGATCGACGGAGGCATGATGGAGCTTGAACATAGCCCCTTCGATCTGCGCAGATGCATAGAGTCTACAATGGACCTGATGGTGACAAGAGTGGCGGAAAAGGGGCTGGTGCTAAAAGTTGTCCTGGACGACCAATTGCCGACGATGCTGGTGGGCGATGCCAGCCGGCTCCGCCAAGTGCTAGCAAACCTATTGAGCAATGCCGTCAAGTTCACAGATAAAGGATTTGTAGAGGTCTCAGTTAGAGGAAATGCCATTCCGGAAGGATTTGAGCTTCGCTTCGATGTGTTGGATACTGGCATTGGCATGCCCCAGGATAAGCTGGACCGCCTGTTCATGCCGTTCAGTCAGATCGATTCATCAATAACTCGAAGATATGGTGGCACGGGCCTGGGACTTGCCATCTCAAAGCGCCTTGTGGGGATGATGGGGGGAAGGATCTGGGCTAAAAGCAATCCAGGAGTGGGCAGCACATTCACATTTACAATAAAAGTCAAACTGCCATGCATGCAGCCGGTGCAACATGAGGTCAAGGACTTAAAACCTGATATAAAGCCTCCAATCGAGGGACATTTTCAACAGGCCCTACCTTTGAGCATACTTCTTGCCGAGGATAACGCCGTCAACCAGATGGTTTTGCTGCAGATGTTGCGCAAGATCGGCTACCAGGCAGATCTTGCTTCCAATGGTTTCGACGTCCTGGCGGCCCTGGATAGGCAGGCCTACGACGTTGTTCTGATGGATATACAGATGCCCGACATGGACGGCTTTGAGGCAACCAGGAGGATTTTGGCGCGTTTCCCCAAGATGAAGCGCCCCAGGATCATCGCACTCACTGCTCATGCTTTAAATGGAGATAGGGAGAGATGTCTGGAAGCAGGCATGGACGGCTATCTCAGCAAGCCTGTAAAGATAGAGGATCTGCAGTCAGCGCTGCGGCCCACAGGGCATTGA